The window AGGCTGCCCTCGACCCGGCGGCCTTCGCCGGTGCGTTCGCGCGCCAGCAGGGCCGCGAGGATGCCCATGGCCAGCAGCGAGGCGGCGTGCTGATCGACGATCACCGGCCCGGCCGGGGTGGGCGGACCGTCGGCGCGGCCGGTGCGAGCGGCGAAGCCCGAGCGCGCCTGCAGCAGCAGGTCCTGCCCCGGCAGGTCGCGGTCGGGGCCGCTCGCGCCGTAGCCGCTGACCGACGCGTAGACGATGCGCGGATTGAAGGCCCTGACCTGTTCGTGGCCCAGGCCCAGGCGCTCCATGGCGCCGGGCCGGAAGTTCTCCATCAGGACGTCGGCGTCCTCGACCAGGCGGCGCGCGACGGCCTTGCCGTCGGCGGACTTCATGTCCAGCGCCAGGCTGCGCTTGTTGCGTCCGGTGGTCAGCAGGTTGACGCTCTGGCCGGCGACGAAATGGTTGGCCACCGCCCAGTTGCGGTGGAACGCGCCGTCCAGCGGCTCCACCGCGATCACGTCCGCGCCCATGTCGGCCAGCAGCTGCGCGGCCATCGGCCCGGCGTGGAAGTGGTTGAAGCTGATGACCTTGAAGCCCGAGAGCATGCGTGTTCCTGAGGTGCGTTGCGGCGGTTTCAGGATAGGCGCGGGGCGGCGCGAACGGACCGGGACGGCCTATTCAATAACCGGCGGGGACTATCAGCGCGCCGCATAGCGTCGCGCGGTGCCGCGCAGTGCCGCGCAGTGCCGCTCGGGCTATTCGGCGTGCTTATAGTCGGCGCCCCAAAACGCATGGTCGGCGCCGCGCGGGCGCGACTAAGGTGGGCGCCACCCTTTCTCGCGGACCGCCCATGCCCTCCCACGATCCCGATCGCTTCCGCGGCGTCCATGCCGCCACCGTGTGCCCCTTGCGCGAGGACGGCGCCATCGACGAGGACGCGCTGGCCGCGCACCTGTCTCGCGTCGCGCGCACCGACGGCATCGCCGGCCTGCTGATCAACGGCCACGCCGGCGAGAACTTCATGTTCGGGCGCGCCGACAAGCGCCGCGTCGTCGAGATCGCGCGCGCCGCCTGTCCGGCCTGCACGCTGCTGGTGTGCGGCATCAACGCCGAGGACAGCCTGGAGGCGCAGCGCCACGTCGACGACGCCGAGGCCGCCGGCGCCGACGCGGTGCTGGTCTTCCCGCCGTTCTCCTGGGCGCTGTCGCAGGACGCGGAGGTGGCCGTGCGCCACCACGCGATCGCCACCGCGAACGGCACGCTGCCGGTGTTCCTCTACCAGGCCGGCGTGCGGGCCGGCGCGCTCGGCTACGCGGCCGAAGTGCTGGCGCGGCTGGTGCGGCTGCCGCGCGTGGTCGGCGTCAAGGAGGGCAGCTGGGAGAGCGCCGCCTACGAGGCCAACCTGCGCCTGGTGAACCGCGTGGCGCCGGAGGTGCTGGTGATGGCCTCGGGCGACGAGCACCTGATGACCTGCTTCGCGGTCGGCACGACCGGCACGCTGGTCAGCCTGGCCTGCGTCGCGCCGGAACTGGTGGTGGGGCTCTACCGCGCGATGCAGGCGAACGATCTGCCGGCCGCGCGCGCCTTGAACGAGCGCATCTACCCCCTGGCGAAGGCGATCTACGGCACCGCCCCCGGCGGCCACGCCAACGCGCGCCTGAAGACCTGCCTGAAGCTGCTCGGTCACATCCCGAGCGATGCGATGCGCCCGCCGATGGGACCGCTGGCGGCCGACGAGGTCGCGATGCTGGCGCACGCCCTGGCCGCCGCCGGCCTGCCGACGGTCGAGGGCGTCGCCGCATGACCGCCCCCCGCACCCTGATCCGCAACGGCCGCGTCGTGACGGCCGTGGACGACTACCACGCCGACGTGCTGCTGGAGGACGGCCGGATCGCGACGATCGGGCGTCGGCTCGACGCCGGCCCCGACACGCGCGTCGTCGATGCGACCGGCCTGCTGGTGCTGCCCGGCGGCGTCGATTGCCACACCCACCTGGACAACACGTTCGGCGACTCCACCACCTGCGACGACTACGAGTCGGGCACGCGCGCGGCGGCCTTCGGCGGCACCACGACCATCATCGACTTCGCCTTCCAGGGCAGGCACGAAGGCCCGCTCGACGCCATCGCGCGCACGCAGGCGCGCGCGGCGATCGGCGCGGGCATCGACTACGGCTTCCACGTCATCCTCACGCACGTCGACGACGCCGTGCTGGGCGACATGAAGCACGCGATCCGCCACGAGGGCGTGAGCAGCTTCAAGATGTTCATGGCCTACCCCGGCAGCGTGATGGTCGACGACGCCGCCATCTTCCAGGCCATGCGCCTGGTGGGCGAGCACGGCGGCATGGTCGCGCTGCACGCGGAGAACGGCAACGTCATCGAGCTGCTGATCCGCGAGGCGCTGGCCAAGGGCCACACCTCGCCGCGCCACCACGCGCTCACGCGCCCGGCCATCCTGGAGGGCGAGGCCACGCACCGGGGCATCAAGCTGGCGGAGCTGGCCAACGCGCCGGTGTATTTCGTTCACCTGTCGGCGCGCGAGGCGCTCAAGCACGTGGTGGAGGCGCGCGACGCCGGCATCCCGGTGTTCGCCGAGACCTGCCCGCACTACCTGTTCTTCGACGATTCGGTCTACGACAGCGACGACTTCTCGGTGGCCAAGCACGTGATGACGCCGCCGCTGCGCGACAAGCGCTCGCAGGACGCGCTGTGGACCGCGCTGAAGACCGACGACCTGCAGATCGTCTCGACCGACCACTGCCCGTTCTGCATGAAGGAGGGCCACATGGGGCGCGTGCACCAGAAGGAGCATGGCCGCCACGACTTCTCCAAGATCCCCAACGGCGCGCCCGGCATCGAGACGCGCATGACGGTGATCTACGACGGCGGCGTGCGCACCAAGCGCATCTCGCTCAACCGCTTCGTCGAACTGACCGCCACGGCGCCGGCCAAGCTCTTCGGCCTGTTCCCGAAGAAGGGGACCATCGCGGTGGGCAGCGACGCCGACCTCGTGCTGTTCGACCCCGACGGCGCGCAGACGATCTCGGCCCACACGCACCACAGCAACGTCGACTACAGCCTGTTCGAAGGCAAGCATGTGCACGGCGTGGTGAAGAAGGTGTTCTCGCGCGGCGAGCTCATCGTCGACGGCGAGCAGTGGCTGGGCCGGCCGGGGCGCGGCCAATTCCAGGTGCGCGGTGAAGTCGGGGGCTACTGACCATGAGGGTTCGACCGAACGTGGCGCGCCGCCGACTGGAAGCCGGCGAGACCGTGCTGGGCATGGGCGTGCAGCAGGTCACGGGCTCGGCCGTGGCGGGCCTGGCGCTGCGCTGCGGCTTCGACTTTCTCTTCATCGACATCGAGCATTCGCCGGTCGACGCGGCGGCGGCAGCCAACATCGCCGCGGCCGCGTTGCCGCTGGGCATCGCACCGCTGGTGCGCGTGCCGGGCAAGAACTCGCCCGACATCTCGCGCCTGCTCGACGGCGGCGCGCAGGGCATCGTGGTGCCGCACGTCGACGATGCGGACGAGGCGGCGGCCGCGGTGCGCGCCTGCAAGTACCCGCCCTTGGGCATGCGCTCCTTCTTCGGGCTGCAGCCGCATTTCGACTACGCGCGGCATCCGGCGCCGCAGGCCATGGCGGCAGCGAACGACGAGCTGCTCTGCATCGTGATGCTCGAATCGCCGCGCGCCATCGCCAATGCCGACAGCATCGCGGCGGTGCCGGGTGTGGATGTGCTGCTGATCGGCAGCAACGACCTCTCGCTCGAACTCGGCATCCCGGGTCAGCTGCAGGACCCGGCGGTCGAGTCGGCTTTCGCGGCCGTCATCGCGGCCTGCGAGGCGCACGGCAAGCACGCGGGGCTGGCCGGCATCGTCGACCCAGCGCTGCTACGCCGTCACATCGAAGCCGGCGTGCGCTTCGTGCTGACCAGCAACGACATCGACCTGCTGCTGGCCGCCGGCGAGGCACGGGTGGCGGCGCTGCGCGGCTGAGGACCGGGCGCGGTCCCCGGCCGTCGGTGCCTCAGACCGGCCCGGTGCCGCGAATTGCGATGACCTTCTCCGGCAGCTTGGTCATGCCGTACTGGTCGAGGATGCGGTCGTAGGTGCCGTCCTTGATCATGTCGTTGAAGGCCTTCACGACCGCATCGGCGACCGGCTTGGAGCGGAAGCTCATCATCGTCGGCGATGCGCCCTGGGCCGGCAGCAGCATCATGGCCTGGCCGGCCTTCACGAAGGCACCGCCTGCGTAATTGGGGAAGGCAGCGATGTCGAACTGACCGGCGCGCAGGCCGGCCATCACTTCGCTGGCCGTCGGGAAGGACAGGATCTTCAGCGACTTGCGACCCTTGGCGACGTTGTCCTTCTCGCGTTCCTTCAGCCAGCGCTCCTGGTAGGAGTCGGCCTCCACGCCGATGCTCAGGTCGGTCAACGCATCGGGCGAAGCCACGGTGCGCTTGCTGCCCGGCATGGCCACGATGTCGATCGCGGCCATGGCATAGGGGATGGTCCACATCACCTTGGAGCGCTCTTCGGTGAAGAACATGCCGGTATTGATGCCGTCGAAGCGCGCGGCCTTCAGCGCGGGGATCATGGCCGGGAAGTCCATGCGCAACGTCTCCGCCTTCAGGCACAGGCGCTTGCCGAGTTCGGCCGCGAGTTCGAGGTTCATGCCCTTGAGCTCGCCGCTGGCGTCGACGAACTGTAGCGGCGGCAGGGTCGGATTGGTCGACAGCATGATCCGGCCCTCGGCGACGAGCTCGCCCTTCGGCACGGCCGGGGTGCAGGTCTGCGCGGACGCGACCGTGGCGGACAGCGAGCCGGCGAGGGCCGCCGTGGCGAGCGCGATGCGCAGGAAGACGAAGGTCATTGGAGATTCCCGAGAGTGGTGGAGGACCGCGCGGGGCGGGGTCCGGGGGCTCGCGCGGCGGGCGCGACGCGCCCGACGGCGAGGACCGAAAAGAAGAATAGCGAGCGTGGTGCGGGCCACTCAATTCAGTTGGGGGGCGGGACTATAGGTGGTCGATATACGTCGCGATGGTGCATGCGATGCACCCGTTTCGACCACGTGCCGCGGCCGCTATCATGAAGAATCGAAACGCCTTCCCGGGCCCGAATCGACCCCGATGTCCGACCCGCAATTCCGCTCCCTGATCAACCTGCGCCAGCTCGAAGTCCTGCGCGCCGTGATGCGCTGCCGCACCACCATCGGCGCGGCCGAGGAGCTGGGCATGTCCCAGCCCGCCGTGAGCAACGCCATCAAGCTCGCCGAGACCAAGCTCGGCATCGCCCTGTTCGACCGCGTGAGCAACCGCCTGGTGCCCACGGCCGACGCGCGCATCCTGATGGCCGACGCCGAGCCGCTGTTCGTGGTGCACGAGGCGGTGCAGCGCAAGGCCTGGGACCTGCGCACCGGCCGCGCCGGCGTGCTGCGCATCCACGCGACGGCCGAGCTGTCCCAGCACCTCGTGCCGCCGGTGCTCGCGCTGTTCATGGCCGAGCACCCGGACGTGCAGGTGACCATCGAGTCGGTGCGCATGGACGCCCTGCTCGAGGGCGTGGAGAGCGGCAGCGCCGACATCGGCATCGCCATGAAGCCGCCGGCGCGGCCCAGCCTGGTGCGCGAGGTGCTGATCGAGGCCGAGATGATGTGCATCACGCCCGGGGGCGATGCGCTCGGTCCGCTGCCGGTGCTCACGCCGTTCGACCTGCGCGGTCGCCGCCTGGTCGGACCGGGTCCGGCGAGCCCGCTGGGGGCGATGATCGCGCAGGCCTTCGAGCGCTCCTCCGACCACTACCACCCCGACATCGAGGCGCGCTTCGCCAACATCGTGAGTCCGCTGGTGGCGCGCGGCCTGGGGATCGGCTTCGTCGACGAGATGACGGCGCGCCAGGTGCTGTCCCCGGCGTTCGAGGTGCACCGGTTCCGTCCGCGCGTGGCGATCCCGGTGTGCGCCCTGTTCGTGCGCGACAAGCCGCGCGCTCGGCTCGCGCAGGTCTTCGCGCAGCGGGCGCTGCGCTACATGCAGGCGCAGATCGGACGGCGCGGCGGCGGCGAGGGCGAAGGCAACGGCGGGGACGACGACCCGCGCGGCGCCTAGCACCGGAGCCGCGCGCGCCGGCTTCCGCCCTCGGCGGCGGGCCCGCCTCAGGCCGCGACGGGCACGCCGGCCGTCGGCGCCTGCTTCTGCATCGGCGCGTAGCCCTTGCCGTAGTGCCGTTCGAGCCGGCGCTGCACCACGTCCCACAGCGAGGTCAGCACCAGGTAGAAGACGGCGGCCACGCAGTACAGCTCCAGCACCTCGAACTTCGCCTGCATCAGCACCTGGCTGCGGCGCATGAGCTCCTCCATCGAGATGACGGAGGCCAGCGAGGTGGCCTTGAGCAGGCCGTTGACCGAGTTGCCCAGCGGCGGAATGATGATCCGGATGACCTGGGGCAGCGTCACCAGGCGCAGGGTCGCGAACTTCGACAGGCTGAGCGCCTTGGCGGCCTCGATCTGGCCCTTGGCCACGGCCGAGAAGCCCGCGCGGATGGTCTCCGAGAGGTAGGCCGCCTCGTTCAGGCTCAGCGCCAG of the Comamonadaceae bacterium OTU4NAUVB1 genome contains:
- a CDS encoding LysR substrate-binding domain-containing protein, which codes for MSDPQFRSLINLRQLEVLRAVMRCRTTIGAAEELGMSQPAVSNAIKLAETKLGIALFDRVSNRLVPTADARILMADAEPLFVVHEAVQRKAWDLRTGRAGVLRIHATAELSQHLVPPVLALFMAEHPDVQVTIESVRMDALLEGVESGSADIGIAMKPPARPSLVREVLIEAEMMCITPGGDALGPLPVLTPFDLRGRRLVGPGPASPLGAMIAQAFERSSDHYHPDIEARFANIVSPLVARGLGIGFVDEMTARQVLSPAFEVHRFRPRVAIPVCALFVRDKPRARLAQVFAQRALRYMQAQIGRRGGGEGEGNGGDDDPRGA
- the hydA gene encoding dihydropyrimidinase encodes the protein MTAPRTLIRNGRVVTAVDDYHADVLLEDGRIATIGRRLDAGPDTRVVDATGLLVLPGGVDCHTHLDNTFGDSTTCDDYESGTRAAAFGGTTTIIDFAFQGRHEGPLDAIARTQARAAIGAGIDYGFHVILTHVDDAVLGDMKHAIRHEGVSSFKMFMAYPGSVMVDDAAIFQAMRLVGEHGGMVALHAENGNVIELLIREALAKGHTSPRHHALTRPAILEGEATHRGIKLAELANAPVYFVHLSAREALKHVVEARDAGIPVFAETCPHYLFFDDSVYDSDDFSVAKHVMTPPLRDKRSQDALWTALKTDDLQIVSTDHCPFCMKEGHMGRVHQKEHGRHDFSKIPNGAPGIETRMTVIYDGGVRTKRISLNRFVELTATAPAKLFGLFPKKGTIAVGSDADLVLFDPDGAQTISAHTHHSNVDYSLFEGKHVHGVVKKVFSRGELIVDGEQWLGRPGRGQFQVRGEVGGY
- a CDS encoding dihydrodipicolinate synthase family protein, whose protein sequence is MPSHDPDRFRGVHAATVCPLREDGAIDEDALAAHLSRVARTDGIAGLLINGHAGENFMFGRADKRRVVEIARAACPACTLLVCGINAEDSLEAQRHVDDAEAAGADAVLVFPPFSWALSQDAEVAVRHHAIATANGTLPVFLYQAGVRAGALGYAAEVLARLVRLPRVVGVKEGSWESAAYEANLRLVNRVAPEVLVMASGDEHLMTCFAVGTTGTLVSLACVAPELVVGLYRAMQANDLPAARALNERIYPLAKAIYGTAPGGHANARLKTCLKLLGHIPSDAMRPPMGPLAADEVAMLAHALAAAGLPTVEGVAA
- a CDS encoding amino acid ABC transporter permease, giving the protein MFNVDAFLSYLINPYLLGGVGITIGLTIATILIGLALALPLALASMSTNRWLRAPAKFYIWVFRGTPLLVQIVIIYTGLPQLGVRFDVLSSAVLALSLNEAAYLSETIRAGFSAVAKGQIEAAKALSLSKFATLRLVTLPQVIRIIIPPLGNSVNGLLKATSLASVISMEELMRRSQVLMQAKFEVLELYCVAAVFYLVLTSLWDVVQRRLERHYGKGYAPMQKQAPTAGVPVAA
- a CDS encoding aldolase/citrate lyase family protein: MRVRPNVARRRLEAGETVLGMGVQQVTGSAVAGLALRCGFDFLFIDIEHSPVDAAAAANIAAAALPLGIAPLVRVPGKNSPDISRLLDGGAQGIVVPHVDDADEAAAAVRACKYPPLGMRSFFGLQPHFDYARHPAPQAMAAANDELLCIVMLESPRAIANADSIAAVPGVDVLLIGSNDLSLELGIPGQLQDPAVESAFAAVIAACEAHGKHAGLAGIVDPALLRRHIEAGVRFVLTSNDIDLLLAAGEARVAALRG
- a CDS encoding transporter substrate-binding domain-containing protein, yielding MTFVFLRIALATAALAGSLSATVASAQTCTPAVPKGELVAEGRIMLSTNPTLPPLQFVDASGELKGMNLELAAELGKRLCLKAETLRMDFPAMIPALKAARFDGINTGMFFTEERSKVMWTIPYAMAAIDIVAMPGSKRTVASPDALTDLSIGVEADSYQERWLKEREKDNVAKGRKSLKILSFPTASEVMAGLRAGQFDIAAFPNYAGGAFVKAGQAMMLLPAQGASPTMMSFRSKPVADAVVKAFNDMIKDGTYDRILDQYGMTKLPEKVIAIRGTGPV